One window of Oncorhynchus masou masou isolate Uvic2021 chromosome 28, UVic_Omas_1.1, whole genome shotgun sequence genomic DNA carries:
- the haus1 gene encoding HAUS augmin-like complex subunit 1 isoform X1, which yields MCDKNKKVSKWLSTVFGDQTIPEYEVNTRTVDILYQLAEASEVRCNETSLLIEDQKQKTSEYQADGVHLQNVVLQGVGLSSGSLSKPASDYLSALVANAKVLGVRDTSLSSFVPAVNNLTNELLESEKTDRRLDRELNALRNKLGSVLVLRKTFQEDIKKTMKAQEVESAKAEERLLNMDFVKAKSKDLSYRNKKAEDQLTSRHMENRISHQALMELCEQVYTLKQEILPLSKKLEPYRDLSPSPSLAQVKIEEAKRELAAVDAELEMKVDFMNSSLPKGRPLK from the exons ATGTGTGATAAGAACAAGAAG GTGAGCAAGTGGCTCAGCACAGTCTTTGGAGATCAAACTATTCCAGAATATGAAGTTAACACACGGACTGTCGACATACTGTACCAGCTTGCAGAAGCAAGTGAAGTTCGATGCAATGAGACTTCCCTGCTCATTGAGGATCAGAAACAGAAAACTTCTGAGTATCAGGCTGATG GTGTTCATCTCCAGAATGTTGTTTTACAAGGAGTGGGCTTATCCTCTGGAAGCTTGTCAAAACCAGCATCAGACTACCTGTCAGCATTGGTGGCAAACGCTAAGGTACTTGGTGTCCGAGACACCTCTCTGAGCAG CTTTGTGCCAGCGGTGAATAATTTGACCAATGAGCTTCTGGAATCTGAAAAGACGGACAGGAGACTTGATAGGGAGCTTAATGCACTCAGAAATAAACTTGGGTCCGTTCTTGTTCTACGGAAAACCTTCCAAGA GGACATCAAGAAAACAATGAAAGCTCAAGAGGTGGAGAGTGCCAAAGCAGAAGAAAGACTGCTGAATATGGACTTTGTCAAAGCAAAATCCAAAGACCTCTCATACCGAAACAAGAAGGCAGAG GACCAGCTAACATCCAGACACATGGAGAATCGAATCTCCCACCAAGCTCTGATGGAGCTATGTGAG CAAGTCTACACGTTGAAACAAGAAATTCTACCTTTGTCAAAGAAACTCGAACCCTACAGAGATTTGAGCCCA AGTCCATCTCTTGCTCAAGTGAAAATTGAAGAGGCAAAGCGAGAATTG GCTGCAGTTGATGCTGAACTGGAGATGAAGGTGGACTTCATGAATTCCTCCTTGCCTAAAGGGCGGCCTTTAAAATGA
- the LOC135518194 gene encoding ATP synthase subunit alpha, mitochondrial isoform X1 — protein sequence MLSVRVAAALVRTLPRRAGFVSKNVYAAACVGARHLHTTKPWMAKTGTAEVSSILEEKILGADTSADLEETGRVLSIGDGIARVYGLRNVQAEEMVEFSSGLKGMSLNLEPDNVGVVVFGNDKLIKEGDIVKRTGAIVDVPVGEQLLGRVVDALGNAIDGKGPLGSSIRRRVGLKAPGIIPRISVREPMQTGIKAVDSLVPIGRGQRELIIGDRQTGKTAIAIDTIINQKRFNDGTDEKKKLYCIYVAIGQKRSTVAQLVKRLTDADAMRYTIVVSATASDAAPLQYLAPYSGCSMGEFFRDNGKHALIIYDDLSKQAVAYRQMSLLLRRPPGREAYPGDVFYLHSRLLERAAKMNENFGGGSLTALPVIETQAGDVSAYIPTNVISITDGQIFLETELFYKGIRPAINVGLSVSRVGSAAQTKAMKQVAGTMKLELAQYREVAAFAQFGSDLDAATQQLLNRGVRLTELLKQGQYCPMAIEEQVTVIYAGVRGHLDKMDPTKITKFEKDFLQHVLSQHQDLLAQIRADGKISETADAQLKQIVLTFLASFE from the exons ATGCTGTCAGTTCGCGTTGCCGCGGCCCTTGTCCGCACCCTTCCCCGACGGGCTGGATTT GTTTCCAAAAATGTTTATGCTGCTGCATGTGTAGGAGCCAGGCACCTGCACACCACAAAGCCATGGATGGCCAAGACGG GAACAGCAGAGGTCTCGTCCATTCTGGAGGAGAAGATCCTGGGTGCTGACACTAGCGCTGACCTGGAGGAGACTGGTCGCGTGCTCTCCATCGGTGATGGTATTGCCAGAGTGTATGGTCTCAGGAACGTGCAGGCTGAGGAGATGGTGGAGTTCTCCTCCGGGCTTAAG GGCATGTCTCTTAACTTGGAGCCTGACAATGTCGGTGTTGTGGTGTTCGGTAATGACAAGCTCATCAAGGAGGGCGATATCGTCAAGAGAACTGGAGCCATCGTGGACGTGCCCGTCGGTGAACAGCTGCTGGGTCGTGTGGTGGACGCTCTGGGAAATGCCATCGACGGCAAG GGTCCCCTTGGGTCCAGCATCCGTAGGCGTGTGGGTCTTAAGGCCCCTGGCATTATCCCCCGTATTTCTGTTAGAGagcccatgcagactggcatcaaGGCCGTGGACAGCCTGGTGCCCATTGGCCGAGGTCAGCGTGAGCTGATCATCGGTGACAGGCAGACTGG CAAAACCGCCATTGCCATCGACACCATTATCAACCAGAAGCGCTTCAACGATGGCACTGATGAGAAGAAGAAGCTGTACTGCATCTACGTCGCCATTGGTCAGAAGAGATCCACCGTGGCCCAGCTAGTGAAGAGGCTGACTGACGCCGACGCCATGAGGTACACCATTGTGGTGTCCGCCACAGCCTCCGATGCCGCTCCCCTGCAGTACCTGGCCCCttactctggctgctccatgggAGAGTTCTTCAGAGACAATGGCAAGCACGCGCTCATCATTTACGACGATTTGTCCAAGCAG GCTGTGGCTTACCGTCAGATGTCCCTGCTGCTACGTCGTCCCCCCGGTCGTGAGGCCTACCCTGGGGATGTGTTCTACCTCCATTCTCGTTTGCTAGAGAGAGCAGCCAAGATGAACGAAAACTTCGGCGGTGGCTCCCTCACCGCCCTGCCCGTCATTGAGACCCAGGCCGGTGATGTTTCCGCCTACATTCCAACCAATGTCATCTCCATCACAGACGGACAG ATTTTCTTGGAGACTGAGTTGTTCTACAAAGGTATTCGACCAGCCATCAACGTAGGTCTGTCTGTGTCACGTGTCGGCTCTGCCGCCCAGACCAAAGCCATGAAGCAG GTGGCTGGTACCATGAAGCTGGAGCTGGCCCAGTACCGTGAGGTGGCTGCCTTCGCACAGTTTGGTTCCGACTTGGACGCTGCCACCCAGCAGCTTCTGAACCGTGGTGTTCGCCTTACTGAGCTCCTCAAGCAGGGGCAGTACT GCCCCATGGCCATTGAGGAGCAGGTTACAGTCATCTATGCTGGTGTGAGGGGACACTTGGACAAAATGGACCCAACCAAGATCACAAAGTTTGAGAAGGATTTTCTTCAACATGTTCTCAGCCAGCACCAGGACCTCCTAGCACAAATTAG AGCTGATGGCAAAATCTCAGAAACCGCAGATGCCCAGCTTAAGCAGATCGTCTTGACCTTCCTGGCAAGCTTTGAGTAG
- the LOC135518194 gene encoding ATP synthase subunit alpha, mitochondrial isoform X3 yields MLSVRVAAALVRTLPRRAGFEQQRSRPFWRRRSWVLTLALTWRRLVACSPSVMVLPECMVSGTCRLRRWWSSPPGLRACLLTWSLTMSVLWCSVMTSSSRRAISSRELEPSWTCPSVNSCWVVWWTLWEMPSTASKTAIAIDTIINQKRFNDGTDEKKKLYCIYVAIGQKRSTVAQLVKRLTDADAMRYTIVVSATASDAAPLQYLAPYSGCSMGEFFRDNGKHALIIYDDLSKQAVAYRQMSLLLRRPPGREAYPGDVFYLHSRLLERAAKMNENFGGGSLTALPVIETQAGDVSAYIPTNVISITDGQIFLETELFYKGIRPAINVGLSVSRVGSAAQTKAMKQVAGTMKLELAQYREVAAFAQFGSDLDAATQQLLNRGVRLTELLKQGQYCPMAIEEQVTVIYAGVRGHLDKMDPTKITKFEKDFLQHVLSQHQDLLAQIRADGKISETADAQLKQIVLTFLASFE; encoded by the exons ATGCTGTCAGTTCGCGTTGCCGCGGCCCTTGTCCGCACCCTTCCCCGACGGGCTGGATTT GAACAGCAGAGGTCTCGTCCATTCTGGAGGAGAAGATCCTGGGTGCTGACACTAGCGCTGACCTGGAGGAGACTGGTCGCGTGCTCTCCATCGGTGATGGTATTGCCAGAGTGTATGGTCTCAGGAACGTGCAGGCTGAGGAGATGGTGGAGTTCTCCTCCGGGCTTAAG GGCATGTCTCTTAACTTGGAGCCTGACAATGTCGGTGTTGTGGTGTTCGGTAATGACAAGCTCATCAAGGAGGGCGATATCGTCAAGAGAACTGGAGCCATCGTGGACGTGCCCGTCGGTGAACAGCTGCTGGGTCGTGTGGTGGACGCTCTGGGAAATGCCATCGACGGCAAG CAAAACCGCCATTGCCATCGACACCATTATCAACCAGAAGCGCTTCAACGATGGCACTGATGAGAAGAAGAAGCTGTACTGCATCTACGTCGCCATTGGTCAGAAGAGATCCACCGTGGCCCAGCTAGTGAAGAGGCTGACTGACGCCGACGCCATGAGGTACACCATTGTGGTGTCCGCCACAGCCTCCGATGCCGCTCCCCTGCAGTACCTGGCCCCttactctggctgctccatgggAGAGTTCTTCAGAGACAATGGCAAGCACGCGCTCATCATTTACGACGATTTGTCCAAGCAG GCTGTGGCTTACCGTCAGATGTCCCTGCTGCTACGTCGTCCCCCCGGTCGTGAGGCCTACCCTGGGGATGTGTTCTACCTCCATTCTCGTTTGCTAGAGAGAGCAGCCAAGATGAACGAAAACTTCGGCGGTGGCTCCCTCACCGCCCTGCCCGTCATTGAGACCCAGGCCGGTGATGTTTCCGCCTACATTCCAACCAATGTCATCTCCATCACAGACGGACAG ATTTTCTTGGAGACTGAGTTGTTCTACAAAGGTATTCGACCAGCCATCAACGTAGGTCTGTCTGTGTCACGTGTCGGCTCTGCCGCCCAGACCAAAGCCATGAAGCAG GTGGCTGGTACCATGAAGCTGGAGCTGGCCCAGTACCGTGAGGTGGCTGCCTTCGCACAGTTTGGTTCCGACTTGGACGCTGCCACCCAGCAGCTTCTGAACCGTGGTGTTCGCCTTACTGAGCTCCTCAAGCAGGGGCAGTACT GCCCCATGGCCATTGAGGAGCAGGTTACAGTCATCTATGCTGGTGTGAGGGGACACTTGGACAAAATGGACCCAACCAAGATCACAAAGTTTGAGAAGGATTTTCTTCAACATGTTCTCAGCCAGCACCAGGACCTCCTAGCACAAATTAG AGCTGATGGCAAAATCTCAGAAACCGCAGATGCCCAGCTTAAGCAGATCGTCTTGACCTTCCTGGCAAGCTTTGAGTAG
- the LOC135518194 gene encoding ATP synthase subunit alpha, mitochondrial isoform X2 encodes MAKTGTAEVSSILEEKILGADTSADLEETGRVLSIGDGIARVYGLRNVQAEEMVEFSSGLKGMSLNLEPDNVGVVVFGNDKLIKEGDIVKRTGAIVDVPVGEQLLGRVVDALGNAIDGKGPLGSSIRRRVGLKAPGIIPRISVREPMQTGIKAVDSLVPIGRGQRELIIGDRQTGKTAIAIDTIINQKRFNDGTDEKKKLYCIYVAIGQKRSTVAQLVKRLTDADAMRYTIVVSATASDAAPLQYLAPYSGCSMGEFFRDNGKHALIIYDDLSKQAVAYRQMSLLLRRPPGREAYPGDVFYLHSRLLERAAKMNENFGGGSLTALPVIETQAGDVSAYIPTNVISITDGQIFLETELFYKGIRPAINVGLSVSRVGSAAQTKAMKQVAGTMKLELAQYREVAAFAQFGSDLDAATQQLLNRGVRLTELLKQGQYCPMAIEEQVTVIYAGVRGHLDKMDPTKITKFEKDFLQHVLSQHQDLLAQIRADGKISETADAQLKQIVLTFLASFE; translated from the exons ATGGCCAAGACGG GAACAGCAGAGGTCTCGTCCATTCTGGAGGAGAAGATCCTGGGTGCTGACACTAGCGCTGACCTGGAGGAGACTGGTCGCGTGCTCTCCATCGGTGATGGTATTGCCAGAGTGTATGGTCTCAGGAACGTGCAGGCTGAGGAGATGGTGGAGTTCTCCTCCGGGCTTAAG GGCATGTCTCTTAACTTGGAGCCTGACAATGTCGGTGTTGTGGTGTTCGGTAATGACAAGCTCATCAAGGAGGGCGATATCGTCAAGAGAACTGGAGCCATCGTGGACGTGCCCGTCGGTGAACAGCTGCTGGGTCGTGTGGTGGACGCTCTGGGAAATGCCATCGACGGCAAG GGTCCCCTTGGGTCCAGCATCCGTAGGCGTGTGGGTCTTAAGGCCCCTGGCATTATCCCCCGTATTTCTGTTAGAGagcccatgcagactggcatcaaGGCCGTGGACAGCCTGGTGCCCATTGGCCGAGGTCAGCGTGAGCTGATCATCGGTGACAGGCAGACTGG CAAAACCGCCATTGCCATCGACACCATTATCAACCAGAAGCGCTTCAACGATGGCACTGATGAGAAGAAGAAGCTGTACTGCATCTACGTCGCCATTGGTCAGAAGAGATCCACCGTGGCCCAGCTAGTGAAGAGGCTGACTGACGCCGACGCCATGAGGTACACCATTGTGGTGTCCGCCACAGCCTCCGATGCCGCTCCCCTGCAGTACCTGGCCCCttactctggctgctccatgggAGAGTTCTTCAGAGACAATGGCAAGCACGCGCTCATCATTTACGACGATTTGTCCAAGCAG GCTGTGGCTTACCGTCAGATGTCCCTGCTGCTACGTCGTCCCCCCGGTCGTGAGGCCTACCCTGGGGATGTGTTCTACCTCCATTCTCGTTTGCTAGAGAGAGCAGCCAAGATGAACGAAAACTTCGGCGGTGGCTCCCTCACCGCCCTGCCCGTCATTGAGACCCAGGCCGGTGATGTTTCCGCCTACATTCCAACCAATGTCATCTCCATCACAGACGGACAG ATTTTCTTGGAGACTGAGTTGTTCTACAAAGGTATTCGACCAGCCATCAACGTAGGTCTGTCTGTGTCACGTGTCGGCTCTGCCGCCCAGACCAAAGCCATGAAGCAG GTGGCTGGTACCATGAAGCTGGAGCTGGCCCAGTACCGTGAGGTGGCTGCCTTCGCACAGTTTGGTTCCGACTTGGACGCTGCCACCCAGCAGCTTCTGAACCGTGGTGTTCGCCTTACTGAGCTCCTCAAGCAGGGGCAGTACT GCCCCATGGCCATTGAGGAGCAGGTTACAGTCATCTATGCTGGTGTGAGGGGACACTTGGACAAAATGGACCCAACCAAGATCACAAAGTTTGAGAAGGATTTTCTTCAACATGTTCTCAGCCAGCACCAGGACCTCCTAGCACAAATTAG AGCTGATGGCAAAATCTCAGAAACCGCAGATGCCCAGCTTAAGCAGATCGTCTTGACCTTCCTGGCAAGCTTTGAGTAG
- the haus1 gene encoding HAUS augmin-like complex subunit 1 isoform X2 produces MCDKNKKVSKWLSTVFGDQTIPEYEVNTRTVDILYQLAEASEVRCNETSLLIEDQKQKTSEYQADGVGLSSGSLSKPASDYLSALVANAKVLGVRDTSLSSFVPAVNNLTNELLESEKTDRRLDRELNALRNKLGSVLVLRKTFQEDIKKTMKAQEVESAKAEERLLNMDFVKAKSKDLSYRNKKAEDQLTSRHMENRISHQALMELCEQVYTLKQEILPLSKKLEPYRDLSPSPSLAQVKIEEAKRELAAVDAELEMKVDFMNSSLPKGRPLK; encoded by the exons ATGTGTGATAAGAACAAGAAG GTGAGCAAGTGGCTCAGCACAGTCTTTGGAGATCAAACTATTCCAGAATATGAAGTTAACACACGGACTGTCGACATACTGTACCAGCTTGCAGAAGCAAGTGAAGTTCGATGCAATGAGACTTCCCTGCTCATTGAGGATCAGAAACAGAAAACTTCTGAGTATCAGGCTGATG GAGTGGGCTTATCCTCTGGAAGCTTGTCAAAACCAGCATCAGACTACCTGTCAGCATTGGTGGCAAACGCTAAGGTACTTGGTGTCCGAGACACCTCTCTGAGCAG CTTTGTGCCAGCGGTGAATAATTTGACCAATGAGCTTCTGGAATCTGAAAAGACGGACAGGAGACTTGATAGGGAGCTTAATGCACTCAGAAATAAACTTGGGTCCGTTCTTGTTCTACGGAAAACCTTCCAAGA GGACATCAAGAAAACAATGAAAGCTCAAGAGGTGGAGAGTGCCAAAGCAGAAGAAAGACTGCTGAATATGGACTTTGTCAAAGCAAAATCCAAAGACCTCTCATACCGAAACAAGAAGGCAGAG GACCAGCTAACATCCAGACACATGGAGAATCGAATCTCCCACCAAGCTCTGATGGAGCTATGTGAG CAAGTCTACACGTTGAAACAAGAAATTCTACCTTTGTCAAAGAAACTCGAACCCTACAGAGATTTGAGCCCA AGTCCATCTCTTGCTCAAGTGAAAATTGAAGAGGCAAAGCGAGAATTG GCTGCAGTTGATGCTGAACTGGAGATGAAGGTGGACTTCATGAATTCCTCCTTGCCTAAAGGGCGGCCTTTAAAATGA